Proteins encoded within one genomic window of Columba livia isolate bColLiv1 breed racing homer chromosome 1, bColLiv1.pat.W.v2, whole genome shotgun sequence:
- the CRLF2 gene encoding cytokine receptor-like factor 2 isoform X2, whose product MQITWAARELFPSENVSFSYTFDEGTHKVWKPCPTYLLDQGYNSGCLFKTEGPTLAISIRNNNGSEEIFSKRLKSDFYIKPNQPENVTFFWKEDTVTVSCNKPERAVKCLRLELQYKSKYDKDWQSRTSKCCSVGEQGFDQRKCYSLRVRLKRLVPYCNVVHYSSDWEAETLWMNGTLLDSCDDDIKSQSNTVIVLSCLLPVLLMILILLILLCKWQRLQKSVMPAIPDPKYVFVDLFNDHNGNFQEWIDKTDHAVVQTKLEYEETECIIEAESQQEDEQNSDKQGPQEKIFKFSRAAENNDPKAAQIACLMSTSNTTSSFAGLQILMKDDMYVML is encoded by the exons GTCGTTTTCTTACAC aTTTGATGAAGGCACTCACAAAGTTTGGAAGCCATGTCCAACCTATTTATTGGATCAAGGTTATAATTCTGGATGTCTTTTTAAGACAGAAGGACCCACTCTTGCCATCTCTATCAGGAACAACAATGGAAGTGAAGAGATTTTTTCTAAAAGATTAAAATCTGACTTTTATA taaAGCCAAATCAACCAGAAAATGTGACTTTCTTCTGGAAGGAGGACACTGTTACTGTAAGCTGTAATAAACCAGAGAGAGCTGTGAAGTGCTTGAGACTTGAGCTTCAATACAAAAGCAAGTATGACAAAGACTGGCAA TCCAGAACTTCTAAATGTTGCAGTGTTGGAGAACAAGGCTTTGATCAGAGGAAATGCTATTCTTTACGGGTCAGACTGAAGAGACTAGTACCATACTGCAACGTAGTACATTACAGCAGTGACTGGGAAGCAGAAACATTATGGATGAATGGCACATTATTAG ATTCATGTGATGATGATATAAAATCTCAGTCAAACACAGTAATTGTTTTAAGTTGTTTGCTGCCAGTACTTCTAATGATACTTATCCTCTTGATTCTTCTGTGTAAATGGCAGag GCTTCAAAAGTCAGTTATGCCTGCTATACCAGAtccaaaatatgtatttgttgATCTCTTCAATGATCATAATGGAAACTTCCAG gAATGGATAGACAAAACTGATCATGCAGTGGTACAAACCAAGCTAGAATATGAAGAAACAGAGTGCATCATTGAGGCTGAAAGCCAGCAAGAAGACGAGCAGAATAGCGACAAACAGGGGCCTCAAGAAAAAATCTTCAAGTTCTCAAGAGCAGCTGAAAATAATGATCCCAAGGCAGCCCAGATTGCCTGCCTGATGTCAACATCCAACACTACATCTTCTTTTGCTGGGCTCCAGATTTTAATGAAAGATGACATGTATGTGATGTTATAA